The Rubricoccus marinus nucleotide sequence GGATTGGTTTCAGGGAACTCATTCTGTGGTGGGGTACGGAGTACCGGGTACGAGGTACAGGTCGGATTCGTCTTCAGAGACACGACCCGTGCGGTTGCGATTGTGGTGGGCGAGAGCCCCGGTCGCGCCTGAAATCCGAGACGCGAGGCGCGAGAGCTCATCGAACGTTTCTCGGTCGATGTAGCCGAGGTCGAGAGCAGCGTAGAGTTGAGAGCGGACCTCGCCAGAGGAGCCTCTGGCGATCAAGAGAAACCGTGCGAACTCGGCAGGGCTTCGGCGCTCGAAGCCTTCAGCGATGTTGGAGGTGATGGAGACAGCCGCGCGCTGGATCTGATCGCGAAGCCCGAAGTCTCGCGAGAATGCGCCTTCGCGTGTGACCTCGTACACACGGCGCGTCAGCTCGCGCCCGAGTTGCCATGCCTGGATGTCTTCAAAGCGCTTGAAGCCGCTCACGACGACGTACCCTGTACCTCGTACCCCGTACCCGCCCGCGCGAGCGCGGCCCGCACCCAGTTCGCCACCATCTTCGGCCCCTCCGTGGTGAGGACGCTCTCCGGGTGGAACTGGACGCCGCAGACGGGATGCGTTTTGTGCCGAAGGCCCATGATGATGCCCTCGCCTCTGGTGTCCTCGGCGCTCTCGGCCGTCACCGCCAGAGGCTCCGGGAGCGTCGCGCGGTCCACGATCAGAGAGTGGTAGCGCGTGGCGACAAAGTCGGGCTCGACGTTCTCGAAGACGCCCGAGCCGTCGTGGCGGACGCGGCTCGTCTTGCCGTGCATAAGCGCCGGCGCGTGGACCACGTCGCCGCCGTAGACCTCGCCGATGGCCTGCATCCCGAGGCAGACGCCGAAGATGGGCGTCGTGGGGCCGAGGTCGCGGATGACCGGCTCGGTGATGCCCGCGTCGGCCGGTCGGCCCGGGCCGGGGGAGATGAGGATGCCCGCCGGGTCCATCACGCGCACGTCGTCGACCGTGATCTCGTCGTTGCGGACGACGCGCATCTGGTCCGTCTCCGCGCCCACCAGGTGGACGAGGTTGTACGTAAACGAGTCGTAGTTGTCGATGACGAGGATCATGGGAGCGCCGTGGTGGCCGGGCCTCTGGCGCCAGAGGCCGGGGATTAGCGGATCGTGGTGGCGAGGCCGGTGGCTTCGCGGACGCGGGAAAGCGTGGCGGCGGCGGCCTCTTGCGCGGCGGTCGCACCCTGGCGGAGAACGTCCCACACGTCGTCCGGACGCGCCGCTAGCTCGCGGCGGCGCTCGCGCGCTTCCGCAAACTGCTTCTCGACCATCCCGAGAAGCGCCTTTTTGGCGTGGCCGTAGCCGTAGCCGCCCGCGCGGTAGCTCTCCGCGATCTCAGCGGCCTCATCACCCCCAGCGAACAGCTTGATCAGCGCGAAGACGTTGTCGGTCTCCGGGTCCTTCGGGTCCTCCAGCGGCGTCGAGTCCGTCACGATGGACATGATGATCTTCTTGAGCGCCTTGCCCTCCTCGAAGATGGGAATCGTGTTGCCGTAGCTCTTCGACATCTTGCGCCCATCGATGCCGGGCACGATGGCGACCTCCTCCATGATGCGCGCCTCGGGAACGGGCAGGATGGGCTCGGCCTCTGGCGCGAAGACGTTGTTGAAGCGGATGGCGAGGTCGCGCGCGATCTCGATGTTCTGCTTCTGGTCGGCGCCGACGGGCACGAGGACAGGCGCGCTCGGATCGCCGTAGGCGAGGATGTCAGCGGCCTGGAGGATCGGGTACGCCAGAAGTCCACCGTTTGCCGAGAGGCCCTGCGCCACCTTGTCCTTGTACGAGACGCCCTTCTCCAACTGGCTCACCGGCGTGAGCGTGAGAAACACCCACGTCAGTTCGGTCACCTCCGGCACGTCGCTCTGCACGAACAGGTGCGCGTTCGTCGGGTCGAAGCCCAGCGCGAGGTAGTCCAGCGCGACGTCGAACGTGAGCTGCCTCAGCCGCTCCGCATCGCGCAAGGAGGTCAGCGCGTGGTAGTTGGCGATAAAGAAGAAGGCGTCGGTGCGCCCCTCCGTGTTCGCCGCGTTGGCGATGTGCTGCCGGATCGCGCCGAAGTAGTTGCCGATGTGCAGCGTCCCCGAGGGCTGGATGCCCGAGAGGAGCGACGGCACGCCAGAGGCCTCTGGCGAAGGCGCGTCCGGCGAGGGCGCGTCTGGCGACGCGGACGTGGTGGGAGCGGCCTCCATTATCCGAGGTCGGCGAGCAAGGCGCGGAGCATGTTCAGGCGGTCGTTGGACTTGTCCGCGTTGTGTCCCAGGATGGCGCGCGTACGCTCCTGGTGGTGGACGGCCTCTACCTCATCGCGCAGGCGGTCTCCGAACGCGCGGTCGCGCTCCAAGAGCGTCTTGAGGGAGTCGGTGTCGTTGCCATCAAGGCCGCTGGCGGACCAGTCCATGTCCGCACCCGTCGGGGCGCTGCCACCGAGCGAGAAGATGGTCTCGTACAGCTTGTTGAGCTCGGTGCGGACGTTGGGCAGGACTACCTCTTCGAAGCGCTGGCGCACGGCGGGCGCGTCGAGGCGCTTCGCGACGTAGTCGTAGTCGCGCAAGAGGCCGAGCTGGTCGGCGACGACGGGCACGAGGCGGTCGACGGACTCCTCGCGGGAGATGTAGTTGCCAGCGCCGCCCTTGTTGAGGATCGGCCGGAGAACAGGAAACATGGTCGTAAGGGGGAGGGAAAGTGAGGCCTCTGGCGCGAGAGGCTAGAGGAGGTCGCCAGAGGCGGTCTGGAGCGCCTGAATCAGGGCCGCGGCTTTGTGGCGGGTCTCGTCGAACTCGGCCGCCGGGTCGCTATCGGCCACGACGCCCGCTCCGGCCTGCACGTAGGCCGTGTTGTCTTTGACGACGAAGGTGCGGATCGCGATGCAGGTGTCCAACGCGCCGTCAAAGCCGGCGTAGCCGACGGCGCCCGCGTACGGGCCGCGGCGAATGGGCTCCAACTCGTCGATGATCTCCATCGCGCGAACCTTGGGGGCCCCGCTCACGGTTCCGGCAGGGAAGCACGCTGCGAGGACGTCGGTCGCTTTGCGCTCGCCGACGGCGCCGGTCACGCTGCTCACCAAGTGCATCACGTGGCTGTAGCGCTCCACTTGGGCGTAGCGCTCCAGCCGAACCGAGCCCACGTCGGAGACGCGACCGAGGTCGTTGCGCCCGAGGTCGACAAGCATCAGGTGCTCGGCGCGTTCCTTGGCGTCCGCCAGAAGCTCGTCTGCCAGCGCCTGATCGGCCTCTGGTGTCGCGCCGCGCGGGCGCGTTCCGGCGATGGGGAGGACCTCGGCGCGGCGGTCGGTCCCGCGTGGGTCCACGCGTGCCAAGACTTCGGGGCTGGAGCCCACGAGAGTGAACTGCGAGCCGTCCTCTTCGAGACCGTCCACGTCCACGTAGAAGAGGTAGGGGGACGGGTTCACCTGTCGCAACGCGCGGTACAGGTTGAAAGAGTCGCCCTCGAACGGCGTCGCGAATCGCTGCGAGAGCACGACTTGAAAGATGTCGCCCTCGGTGATGTGATCCTTGGCCGTACGGACCGCGGCTTCGTACGCCCCGCGTTCCACGCTGGACGACGGCTCGCCCAACAGCCGGATCGGGTCGCCAGGGGCCGCTGGCGCGGTGAGGTCCGTTTCGAGCGCCAGAAGCCGGTCTTGAGCTTCCTCCCACGCACTGCGGAGATCCGTCTCAACGTCCAGGAAGACCGTCGCCATGAGAACGAGCTGGTGGCGGACGTGGTCGAAGGCGGCGACGAGGTCGTAGAACGCCCACACGCCGTCGGGGAGGCCCAACAGGTCCGGCGGCCCCACGCCCATGGCTTCAACCTGCCGGACTGCGTCGTACCCCACGAAGCCGACCGCGCCGCCGGTAAATCGCGGCAGGCCAGGGACGGTGGGCTGATCCACGCCTTCCAACATCGCGCCCAGCGCGTCGAACGCGGACTCGTCCACGCACTCCACGGCGTGCGGAGCCCCGTCGCCCGTGTAGGCGCCCGGCGGCCGGTGAATGAGGGAGCGCCCCCCGCGCGATTCGATGACGAGGTACGGGCGCTTCCCGAGAAAGGAGTACCGCGCGAGCCGCTCGCCGCCCTCCACGCTTTCCAGCAGGAAGCCGAACGTCCCCGGCTCTCGTAGCGACAGGAACGCGCTGACGGGCGTCAGCAGGTCCGCCGACCGCCGCGACCACACGGGCACGGCCAGGCGGTGGCCTCTGGCGATCGCCGAGGGGAGGTGGTCAGAGACGAAGCTCTGGAAGGCGTCGAAAGTCACGGGAAGGGGTATAAAAAAAGCCCGCTGCTAGGCAGAGGGCTCTCGGTCGGAAGCAGGACGCCGTCAGGCGTGCCGGGA carries:
- a CDS encoding four helix bundle protein; the protein is MSGFKRFEDIQAWQLGRELTRRVYEVTREGAFSRDFGLRDQIQRAAVSITSNIAEGFERRSPAEFARFLLIARGSSGEVRSQLYAALDLGYIDRETFDELSRLASRISGATGALAHHNRNRTGRVSEDESDLYLVPGTPYPTTE
- a CDS encoding anthranilate synthase component II, whose translation is MILVIDNYDSFTYNLVHLVGAETDQMRVVRNDEITVDDVRVMDPAGILISPGPGRPADAGITEPVIRDLGPTTPIFGVCLGMQAIGEVYGGDVVHAPALMHGKTSRVRHDGSGVFENVEPDFVATRYHSLIVDRATLPEPLAVTAESAEDTRGEGIIMGLRHKTHPVCGVQFHPESVLTTEGPKMVANWVRAALARAGTGYEVQGTSS
- the trpS gene encoding tryptophan--tRNA ligase, whose protein sequence is MEAAPTTSASPDAPSPDAPSPEASGVPSLLSGIQPSGTLHIGNYFGAIRQHIANAANTEGRTDAFFFIANYHALTSLRDAERLRQLTFDVALDYLALGFDPTNAHLFVQSDVPEVTELTWVFLTLTPVSQLEKGVSYKDKVAQGLSANGGLLAYPILQAADILAYGDPSAPVLVPVGADQKQNIEIARDLAIRFNNVFAPEAEPILPVPEARIMEEVAIVPGIDGRKMSKSYGNTIPIFEEGKALKKIIMSIVTDSTPLEDPKDPETDNVFALIKLFAGGDEAAEIAESYRAGGYGYGHAKKALLGMVEKQFAEARERRRELAARPDDVWDVLRQGATAAQEAAAATLSRVREATGLATTIR
- the trpE gene encoding anthranilate synthase component I: MTFDAFQSFVSDHLPSAIARGHRLAVPVWSRRSADLLTPVSAFLSLREPGTFGFLLESVEGGERLARYSFLGKRPYLVIESRGGRSLIHRPPGAYTGDGAPHAVECVDESAFDALGAMLEGVDQPTVPGLPRFTGGAVGFVGYDAVRQVEAMGVGPPDLLGLPDGVWAFYDLVAAFDHVRHQLVLMATVFLDVETDLRSAWEEAQDRLLALETDLTAPAAPGDPIRLLGEPSSSVERGAYEAAVRTAKDHITEGDIFQVVLSQRFATPFEGDSFNLYRALRQVNPSPYLFYVDVDGLEEDGSQFTLVGSSPEVLARVDPRGTDRRAEVLPIAGTRPRGATPEADQALADELLADAKERAEHLMLVDLGRNDLGRVSDVGSVRLERYAQVERYSHVMHLVSSVTGAVGERKATDVLAACFPAGTVSGAPKVRAMEIIDELEPIRRGPYAGAVGYAGFDGALDTCIAIRTFVVKDNTAYVQAGAGVVADSDPAAEFDETRHKAAALIQALQTASGDLL